A section of the Gemmatimonadaceae bacterium genome encodes:
- a CDS encoding glycosyltransferase family 1 protein, translating into MISVAFDLRDPARSGIARVACSLARALAARLDIDPRLDLTLCGPVTQLEQLGVRDWSRRAPRLVEWTSPRHSTAAQLTWPRVRRQAGDAIWFFPHWDVPWYALPRRYVAMVHDLILLRVPGATKPARRRLAERWIRRAVRHAGRVVVPSDYTAHDLAALVPGSAAKIRRIPEGVDPGFFQPAPPLPDDVAPFAAGGPFMLSVGNRKRHKNLDMGVELLRRIPELRWIVVGEWYPDWEPVSAHAIAAGVADRMLVLGAQQDDVLRALYHAAACLFFPSRMEGFGLPVVEATACGTPVVCSSAGSLLEAAGGCAALCHPDDADAFVNAVRAVLAHPARQPAACVDRVRRMTWDASAERVMQVIEEIA; encoded by the coding sequence ATGATTTCCGTCGCGTTCGATCTCCGCGACCCAGCCCGCTCTGGCATCGCGCGCGTCGCCTGCTCGCTGGCGCGGGCCCTGGCCGCCCGTCTGGACATCGATCCGCGCCTCGACCTCACCCTCTGCGGCCCCGTGACGCAACTGGAGCAACTGGGCGTTCGCGACTGGAGCCGGCGAGCCCCGCGCCTGGTGGAATGGACCAGCCCGCGCCACTCGACGGCCGCGCAACTCACCTGGCCGCGCGTGCGCCGGCAGGCGGGAGATGCGATCTGGTTCTTCCCGCACTGGGATGTTCCGTGGTATGCTCTTCCGCGTCGCTATGTCGCCATGGTTCACGATCTGATCCTGCTCCGCGTGCCCGGAGCCACGAAGCCCGCTCGTCGACGACTCGCCGAACGGTGGATTCGCCGCGCCGTGCGGCACGCCGGCCGCGTGGTAGTGCCGTCGGATTACACCGCGCACGACCTCGCGGCCCTCGTTCCCGGGTCCGCCGCGAAGATTCGCCGCATTCCCGAGGGCGTCGACCCGGGATTCTTTCAACCCGCTCCTCCGCTGCCCGACGACGTTGCCCCCTTTGCCGCCGGCGGCCCGTTCATGCTCAGCGTGGGCAATCGCAAGCGGCATAAGAACCTCGATATGGGCGTGGAGCTGCTCCGGCGCATCCCGGAACTCCGGTGGATCGTGGTTGGCGAGTGGTATCCGGATTGGGAGCCGGTATCGGCGCACGCCATCGCGGCCGGCGTGGCCGATCGCATGCTCGTGCTCGGCGCGCAGCAGGACGACGTGCTTCGCGCGCTCTACCACGCGGCGGCCTGTCTCTTCTTTCCGTCGCGCATGGAGGGTTTCGGCCTCCCGGTCGTGGAAGCGACGGCCTGCGGCACGCCGGTGGTGTGCTCCAGTGCGGGCTCGCTATTGGAAGCCGCCGGCGGTTGCGCCGCGTTGTGCCACCCCGACGACGCCGACGCGTTCGTCAACGCCGTGCGCGCCGTGCTCGCTCATCCGGCGCGCCAGCCGGCCGCGTGCGTGGACCGCGTCCGTCGCATGACCTGGGACGCGAGCGCCGAGCGTGTGATGCAAGTGATCGAGGAGATCGCCTGA